A segment of the Lycium ferocissimum isolate CSIRO_LF1 chromosome 10, AGI_CSIRO_Lferr_CH_V1, whole genome shotgun sequence genome:
ATGCCGGAGGATTAGCCATACTTTCCAAGAAAATCCTTAGGGTTTCTAAAGTGGGGAGTGAAAGGGCTATCAAGATTTTGCATTCAATCTCAAAGTTTTCAGCAACACCAAGTGTTGTTCAAGAGATGTTGAGTTTGGGTGTGGTGGCAAAGCTTTGTTTGGTGCTTCAAGTTGATTGTGGAAGTAAGGCTAAGGATAGAGCTAGagaaattctcaaatttcatGCAAAGGCATGGAGGAGTTCTCCTTGTATACCTATGAATTTATAATCTTCGTATCCATTTTAAGAATTAGGCTCAAAAGAGCAAACAATTGTTAGATAGAAATAGTAAacacaagaacaaaaaatacAGTGGATtgatttttgtgtacataatttattcttttcagaaaaatagaaaaaaagggacaaaataGTCCATGAATTTAATGTTCATATCCATCTTCAACTTTTGTTCGTTGCTATATATTCATCaagacactttttttttctttaatgatTTTTGGTATCCCTGCCCATTGATTTTATTTCTGTATATCGCTctaatgaaaaaggaaaaaaaaaaagggaaataagaaataaaacggagccaaaaaaagataatatactactactatttaattttatgtgatttagggttttcttcatttattatttattttccgAAGGCAGGTAGTATACATTAATACACTTATTCACGTACTTATATTCTTAACCAACCACCAATATTCATATTTTCACACGGAAAGTGATCTTCCATTATTTAATAAAGTCTCTGAGTTCCTTCGCACTACTTATTTGACTCTCTTTCTCGTGTTCTACGTACTATTAGAATAAATTAtactattttctattttatattgTCTTTTTGTTGTGACGACATAGGagaatttccaagaaaatgCCACGCGGAGCTTGTCACGAAATATATCGCTATCTGACTTCTTACGGTAAGACAATGCACTAGTGAGCACCAGTGTGGTGTTTACCTTGTAGACAATGAATAGCTAGGGTTTAATTATGAAAATTGTAATTCATGAGGTGTAGTTTTAATGTTTCAAATCGTTAGTTAATCAGAGCTCTCTATAAAaagttatgatttttttaatcaaaaggTTGCAGGAGCTGAGCTTGAGTATCAGCTACTCCCTCcaaattttgtatttgtcttaaaaccCCATTAAATATGCACACATTATTAATTCAGAATTCAGTAACTTTATAAAATTAGAATTCAATTCTCATAAACCGTAACTCTTGACTCCGCCTATAAAGGGTGGCAGTGAAGTCTAACCCATAATGTTTCCCGTCGCGGTTTTATCTAGGAACAATATTAAGCACATCTCACAAATCATGTATGAAATTCGTTAGACGCATATAAAAACGCAATATTGAAGTCCCGGGAATaaagaaatttcaaataaagagCATTTTCTTCGTAAATTAGTCGTGTGACGAAACTTTAGATTAGTCCAACTAATTATTCCggaaatcaaataattaaccgAAGTTATAATTCTCAATCCATTTCCGTTTTAAGACAGGGACATACATAGTCAAAATTCTGAAACTAGAACTCCCGCCACACAGCATTAATTTGAAAGCATAATAATTAGGCAGATAACTCGTGGAGAGGACGACGTGAACTTTTCCCAAACAAGATAATTAATGCAATGTATCTAAAGTAAATGAGCCTTTATtatttgaaacttttttttacACATTTTAAGATTTGTGGACAGATATAAGTACAACAAGTCTACTGAAAGAAAGTAAGCATCAAGATTCAAGTGGTTGAGctttgaatgtcattatatTGGACATTTGGACCTTAAATCTTAGCCGCTAATTTGATGATCCTGAATTCTCCAGACGACTTTCgaaatataatgtatatatatttgtgtgaaCTTACTTGACTTTTCTAATTAATTGAAGCCATCATTATTGGATAATTTGACTGTTGGATATATACTGTGTGCTCATTATATTTCAACTTGGACCATTTTGGCAATTTTTTGAGTAATTTGCAATACATAGATAAATCTTATCGTTTTGACTAAAGGGGGGAAAATATGGGAATTAGAAAGAGGAAAATTATACTtctattttgtttttgcttctTTTAATGGATATAACTCTAAAGAAACACAACTTAGACAAGAACAATTGCGTTAAaacaaaaagccaaaaaaaggCTGTATGTCAAACTCACTTGTTTGTGATCTTCTCAAGTGTTTGTTAAAGGATCACCTTATACAAGGAAAACGGCCTCTAAGGAAGGGAAATCTGGTCCCTAAAATTCCAAATCTAATACTAAAAGGGAAAACTACGACGGGAAAATACTAGTCGCCACCTGTCGTAATAGCCTCCGCCGCTAAAGGCCAACAACGACGGGTTCAAAAATCTGGTCGCAAAAAGTTTTTTGGGAcggggtatatatatatctcgtcGTTAAATCCTTTTAGAGACTAGATATCTCGTCCCTAATGGACGATTAATATCAAGGGAAATAAATATTTCCTAGTCGTTAAACCTTTTTAGCGACCAGCCGTTACTAGTCCTAGATTACCTTTAGAGACAAGCATTGCTGGTCCTTATTTAGCTTATTGTACTACTTATAACGAGCATATTTTTGGTCTCTTGCTAACCAAGTTTAGTCCCTAAAGCTcgatatccaaaaaaaaaaaaaaaattatcaatcaATATCACATTGCTATTGAAAAATCTTGATAtaaaaagtttatatatatatatatatatatatatatatatatatatatagagagagagagagagagagagagagagagttataTTAATTACAATAAAATGGTTAACATCCCCTGATGTTAGTTTCAATATTTGCTCGACACCTTAACAAAAAAAACATTGCTAACAACCCGAGCTAGACTATGATATCAAGTTTTACATAACATTCCTAGCAAGATAATAATGAGTTTGTGCATCTTCTAAACTTGCATCTTGACTTGTAACTTTAATCTTCAAAACCTGTAAgtacaaaattttgaaaagactGAATAACTATTTGTAAGATAATGTATGTAAATGTTTCACTAGTAGTGGTTATACCGCTTACCCCAAAAGCAATCTAAATTCATTAGGtgtaatccaacaacatcatcaagCCTGCATGagtataagaaaaattaattagaaaagCTCCGGGATGCATTAACCAAGAATCCAAAATCTATTTTAAAAATGCAACTAAAACAATAACTGTGTCTCATATGGTAATTCTATATCTTGCATCTTCTTCTATCGCGCAAATCAGAAAGCATTTATTTTCCATCTCCTAGCTTATAAAATTTTCATTGGAACCTCAATGCATTTATTTTTCTAAACTTCATTAGATAATAGTCATACAAGTTTCAAAGAGGACCACTTCAAGAACATTAATCCATCATTCTGCATAACCTTTATATGCTCTTTGTAGCCATTTCATCCCAATTCTCAAAGTATTTGAAACGAAGGCGTCGTTTCCCATTTAAAGAAAAACAGGGTACTGGACTTCTCTTAATTTCTATAGATTACAGTGGCGAAGTTAGAAATATAAGTACTCGCTGATATTCTTCATCTAATATATGTTCCCAACTAAAAAAATTCCATAGAATGTAGATGTTAATTCTTTTATACTCCCACTAAAGTCTCTGGTAAAGCAAGAAGAATACCAAACTAGTAAGACTATGAAATCTTTCTGGTACCAAACAAGGGATCACAAACTGGAAACACCTAAAAAGGCAACAACATTTAACAGCAATAAAACTTTTCCCATTTGGTAGAAATTGTTCTTTTATCTATCTTCAATAAAGTTTTTTCCATCATCACAACAACAATTGCAATTTCTTTATCAGTAAGTCCTTACGGCTAGAGTTAGGAGTGTTCACAGTTCTGTGTGCTATCTTTATAACCGAAGTTCAAACAATAAGATTACTACTATGTTCATGTGAACCAAACAACCAATGTTACAGACTTTGAACCGAGACTGCCACAAATATATAGGAATTATGAAATGGATAATAGTAGCATcatctatatataaaagaataaaagatcTCTAAACTTAAAGATGCAGAAAATCTGAACTTAAAGATGCAACAAACGTAAACCATTCAAAGAAGGCTATGAGTCTTCCTCAAAATTGTTTAAATTAGGAAAAGCATTTATTTTTCACTGTAAAGCTATAACAAATTTAATCAAAATTCCTCAGTACATCTGTATGCACTTCCTGATTGTGCATACATGAATTTAAGGCATCAACCACTTAGATTAAAGATTAGATATTTAGTACAGCCCAAACCATGACCAGTAATCACAAATAAGCTGAAACATATCCCATATGCTTGAGAAACGaggtgaaaaacaaaaaatgacaaAGGCACATGTCAAACctattatgaagcaacaacagtCACCAATTAAAAATGTTGCATCAGTCCTATCCAAACTTTTTTTTAGACATTTTAAGATTTGTGGACATCGGTTCATTTAAGAAAACAATCAAGATTCTTTGATAAGAAACTTGCTAGTGAGCAAGGTGTGCAACTTGACTCAACTTCAAACACAAAGAAGCTGTGTGCTCATTATATCAGGACCATTTTGGTGAAGAATGGGTTTCAACCAAATTGGGAATTGAAGAGTGCTACCAAAAACCTTAATGCTTCGTCGTCCTTTTCCGGTGTTTGGCAAGGTACAACAATTAAGCAGAACCAGGCGGTGCAAATTGATCCTCAAGTTAATCCAAAAAAGCACAACCAAGTTTCCGTTCCAAATTCCCAAAGAAATTATAATGCAATGTATCTAAAGTAAATGAGCCTTTATTAGTTGAAACTTTTTTTACACATTTTAAGATTTGTGGACAGATATAAGTACAACAAGTCTACTGAAAGAAAGTAAGCATCAAGATTCAAGTGGTTGAGctttgaatgtcattatatTGGACATTTGGACTTTAAATCTTAGCCGCTAATTTGATGATCCTGAATTCTCCAGACGAGTTTCGAAGTATAATGTATATTTGTGTGAACTTACTTGACTTTTCTAATTAATTGAAGCCATCATTATTGGATAATTTGCCTCTTGGATATACACTGTGTGCTCATTATATTTCAACTTGGACCATTTTGGCAATTTTTTGAGTAATTTTCAATACATAGATAAATCTAAGCGTTTCAACCAAAGGGGGGGAAAATATGGGAATTAGAAAGAGGAAAATTATACTTCTATTTTGTTTTTGCTCCTTTTAATGGATATAACTCTAAAGAAATACAACTTAGACAAGAACAATTGCGTAAAaacaaaaagccaaaaaaaaggCTGTATGTCAAACTCACTTGTTTATGATCTTCTCAAGTGTTTGTTTAAGGATCACCTTATACCAGTTGCTAGAttatgaatataaataaaaaCTAGGATAGTTTGACACAaataatgggaaaaaaaaagtagtttgacacaaataatgaaaaaaagtaacaaaaataaataaaagaaagttaTTGAATTAGCTCTGCGACCAGTTGTTCAATTTGATGGGCTCAATTTTTATGTTCTGTAAACCTACGACACATGAAATTATGAGTTCTTTGAAATTTAATATTTgctaaaattttaataatttttcatatatatatatatctatatattgtGGTGAAATTGAACATTAGGTTCAGGTGGATCAAGTAACTTGTATTCTACATCTGTCACTGCCTGCGACAAATTCCAAAGCATACAAAAAAGAGACGATTTGCTCTGTGACTAATCATTGTATATACAATGCTTCAAGTCCCTTATTATTTGATAAAGACTATATAGacttaaatttttgttttactGTTTTTTTATAGCTGAGGTGAGCCGTTCACTATTTTTATAGATGCTTCATGATTTAGCGTGGAATATTGAAATCGGCTGATACATAAGATTAGATTGGCCTAACAATAATGAATGAGTTTTGAAACTCAATAAGCTCAACGCATCGTCAACCAAAACAAACGATCAAACCAAACGAAAACaatttactccctctgtctcaatttatgtggcactattttttttttggttatcccaaaaagaatgtcaccctttctatatttagaaacaatttaattttatgagatgatttacagccacacatttcaaaagtcttcctttttttcttaaattttatccAAGTCAAATGGTGTCACATCAATTGGGACAAAAGACATTATAATCGGTTTTTAACATACGGGGAAAGACATATATTTTTTCCTCTCAATAAATTTTCAGAATTTAAACTCGATATAAATATTGTGGCTAtgtaacaacaacatacccgttCACTATTTTTATAATCTCAtcaggtggggtctggggaggtaGAGTAtatgcagaccttactcctacctcaTGAAGGTAAAGAGTTTGTTTCCGATAGATCTTCGGCTCAAAAAAAGTtgtaaaaataacaataataatagacAGTAACAGAAAATGTGGTTATAGAATAATGAATTGTTTACATTTTGATCATTTCCAGAGGAGACTTCTGATTCTATTCCACAAATGCGGCTCTCACTACTTGATTGAATGTGTTAAGAGCCCAGCTATGGTCCGCTCTTTTTAATATACTGAATCTTCTCACTGCATTCCTGATTGGAACCTCCAGCTATTTCCTAACagccaacaattttttttaaaaaaaaggaacagcCAATAAGCTTCGTTATTTGAGGCCAATTAATATTTGCCAGCTGGaagacaaaacaaaataaaaaagtgaaaattgttCCAGTATCATAAAAAAGGTTTTAATAATAACAAATAAGTAGtactgtatttttttattttttttaatattatgcAGTCAGATATGGCAGCTAGGGAAATGAGAGACAGATTAAAATAATGTAAGATTAGCTTCcacgtacatgtatatatgggtggTCGGTCAGGAATTCTAActtaaatattagaataattttatttcttaatcttttttttcttgtactTTTATATATTAGaataacacatttttatatttcgAAATAATTAATTTACACCTCTCATTTTGTTCTTGACGAGAAAGTTTTATAGCTACtcaaatgttatgatatgatatgtttaagaTCATAAGCTTCAAAAGTTATACAACCGCACGAATGTTATATGTTTAAGACCATGACTCAAATGTCTTCCTTTATGTTTAAACTTTGTGCCCGTTTAAACAATGTCACATAACTGATACATGGTAAGACTTTCATATAGAAAACACATATCCTAAGAGgtactttaatttaatttacaCAAAAAATCAGATACGAAAGTAAGAAGGTAATCTAAAGCATTAAACTCTCAGAAACTTTAATTGCACTTTGTAATGAATCACAACGTTCAAGATGGATATGGACTATTAAGTCCATTTTTTCTATATTCTGAAAGGAATAAGTAATGTACACAAAAATCAATTACTATTTCTGCCTAAGCAATTTTTGCTCTTTTCATCCTAATTCCTAAAATGGATATGAAGATAATAGATTCATAGGTATACAAGGAGAATTCCTCCATGCCTTAGcatgaaatttaagaatttCTCTAGCTCTATCCTTAGCCTTACTGCCACAATCAACTTGAAGTATCAAACAAAGCTTTGCCACCACACCCAAACTCAACATCTCTTGAACAACACTTGGTGTTGCTGAAAACTTTGAGATTGAATATAAAATCTTGATAGCCCTTTCACTCCCTACTTTAGAAACCCTAAGGATTTTCTTGGAAACAATGGCTAATCCTCCGGCATGCTTCAATAGTTCAGCTCTCCCTTCTGCACTCTGACAAATTTGATCCAGCAAAATTAGCATCAATTCACAAGCCCTTTTCTCCGATGAATCGAGCAGAAgatccaccaaaaccctaacaGCTCCTGCCTCTGCTGCTTTCACTCTGTTCCTCCCAAACGGACACACATGCGCTAGCACTTGCAATAATGCTTTAGTCGCCTTTTGAGAGATCTCATCCCTCAAGACTTGAACCACTTGAATGAAGAATTCTTGTTTCAAGGTCAAAACTAGAGTTGGTGTGGATGCTTCGAACATGTCTTTCATTAGCATCACCGCGTAAGCCCTAGACTCGTAGCTCCCCCGTTGCATGACATGTGTCAACGACTCGATGAACTCGCCATTTCCACTCATGATGAGTGACCTCAATCCATGTTCAGATAATTTGAGTTGGTAAAGGATGCTTAGCGCTTCGTCTTTAGTACTCGTGAAACCCTCTTCATCCGATACTTCATTCGGATTATTTATAATAGAGGATAAGAACTCTGCTGCCCCCGCGGATTCCATGCAGCGTTTGTTAGCGTCGTTCTCAGAAGCGATGGATCTAAGGGTCTTGAGAGATTTCATTTGCATTTTAGGTGATTTTGCTTCTTTGAGGAGCTTTATGATCTGGGGTTTGTTGACCTGAGGCTTCGGTGTAGGGAACCTTTCGATGCCATAGGACGCGTTGAGAGTACACCATGATTGTATTAATCGCCGAAGAGTGATGTTTGGTGTCAATTCTATGCTTGTAAGGAACTGCTTTGTAACCGGACAAGTGTTATTCTTGGCTGAGAATATCCATTTCTCGATGTTTTCTCGATCATATGTTATTCCGGTTGAGATTGTGACGGGGTCTTTCATCATCTCTAGAGAAATCGGGCAAATGAAATAAGGAGGTActtgaatttcatccatttgtattttgggaaatttcaAGATTCAAAGAAGGACAATTCAAGAATGTTGCAAATATTAGCAAAAATAAGAGGCTTCTTTTGAGTAGATGAAGAAATTGAAGCTTTGTTGAGACTTGAGAGAAGCTGAGTAGTGAATTGGTTTGAAAAATGAGAGGGTTTGGTTCTAGTTATATATACGAGTGGGAGATTGAGTTTTTCAAAGTCAAAACACGTAAATAGGAGAAGACTCTTCCAAGggtttcttttaatattttaaaagattGTTTTGAGCTCGAGGAAACATATATAGTACTTTCTCTACTTCAATGTCTCTGCTTTTTTTAAGTATGTTTAATGAAGAATCTCTTATATGGAGTAGTAAGTTGTTTAATTCTAATATCATACGTGATATATTTAAAACACAATATTGAAAAGACTTTTGATATATTATACACATTCTCAATTTCTGAccacaaaattctttttttttttttaatttcttgcaGAGACAGATCCTagatttgaattttatgagCTCTGAAATTTAGGACGGCGATCTCAAATTCTAATAGTTGTGTTAAATAGAactaatttgtatatatattttatgaatttcttaatacatatacatatttcttaCCAAATTACTGAGTACTACTAAATCTGCATCCTGAAAGCTATCTCTGTGCAaattccattccaacaacaataacaacaataacatatccaGTATAcacataacacataaaataaaataggcgAGTAATGTAGgaatctagtagctcagttggttggttACCTAAACTCTCACCTTATTGGTGAGAGTTCGAATTTCCACATTATAATCCCCTTCCCTTTTTTCCCTTCCCCTAACcccatttaaaaaataaaaaatagaaaataggcGAGTAATAATATAAATAACTCAAAAGGGGTAGACTATTACGTGTAGTTGCGTGGGCCAAGTGTGTGTACGTAGGAAAAAAACAGCACACTTTtgactttctctctctagaaagTAAATATAAACACATGcatgtttcattttcttctctaTCTAACTCGTGTTTTACTTATTATATAGTGAGAGAAAGTGAGAATTGCCACTTGCCGACGTGGTTAGGCTGCGGTTTCCGTGGTTTTTTTGCTTGGGCTTGTTGGCTGTTTCTACTTTCTAGTTACTTTCTGCTCCATTTTGACCTTGCCAATTCTTTTGTTGGATTTCTTTTTAGTAGTGAGAATTTGCAAGAACTTTTCAGAGggttatttttaaaagaattaatCTAAATAGTCATTCGTTCAATTGCTTAAATTAAAAGTAATTGatgcatataatatatgtatagttaatatataatatatgtataatcatatatatatatatatataataataataataaatggataattaatatatatggactaagaaaaataaacaataaatcTAACCGACTATTTATATCAAGAtctctcatttttattttttttatttttttgaaaactggTAAATTGAATCTCTCATTTTTATATTCTGTTCCATTTGGCAGCTAAAAGACCAGGTTGtaattggaatattttaaatgTTGTTTTATATATTGTGTTGCACTTGGCAGTTAATaatctttaaatatttttctgtacatgtacgcaaaaaaaaaaaaaattaaaatgtaattATAAGTAAACCTATTTAGTGATATTAATTAGTAATTAATTTAGaataaatgatgaataatatGTATAATAGGTTAAATTGTATTGATGGTATAAAAGTGAATCGGATCTAATTCAACCTAGCTAGGAcacaaaaagagaaataaaaagcATTTTAAGTTCTATCCATTGACGGAGTAAAACTATTTAAACAAATATATCAGGATACCCATATGAGGTAATATGCGTGGATAgaagatatataaatatgtatatcttgCTTAGAAAAGACAAGAACAAGATTCAAATAAATCAAGTTATGTGGATAGATGCAAATGTATATCTTGCATAGAAAAGACAAGAACAAGATTCAACTAAATCAAGATAAAGGCATACGATGATAGAAGTGCACATATAGCCAATTTGTGGACCCCTGAAGTTTATAGATTTTCATAAATTTAATCATTTCAAAATTAACTTCAGACATACATGAACTTAAGTTGTAAAAACCTGAGCCTGAAGTCAAACTGCATATATGTTTATCCAAATTTCATACAATATTGCAACTACAAGTTTAGGGCCATTGGCTTGTCCAAGCTGAAGTACACCAGACATTTATACTTATGCTTCACATGTTTATGTCTAACTTCAGACCcaaattttatatgattgagaCAACAACATTAGGCAGTTGAACAAGTACTACAGTTTACAAAATTCGTTGAGTTTGATCCTTGAATATGCATAATGTATACTActttctctgtttcaatttatgtggcaattttcttttttagtctattaaaaaaaatcatatttttatatttagaaataatttaattttataaaatgatttgCAGCcgcacaaatatctatgactttttttaaatcacaaatttcaaaaatgtttttctttcttttttaaacttcgaaccaa
Coding sequences within it:
- the LOC132032807 gene encoding E3 ubiquitin-protein ligase PUB23-like; translation: MDEIQVPPYFICPISLEMMKDPVTISTGITYDRENIEKWIFSAKNNTCPVTKQFLTSIELTPNITLRRLIQSWCTLNASYGIERFPTPKPQVNKPQIIKLLKEAKSPKMQMKSLKTLRSIASENDANKRCMESAGAAEFLSSIINNPNEVSDEEGFTSTKDEALSILYQLKLSEHGLRSLIMSGNGEFIESLTHVMQRGSYESRAYAVMLMKDMFEASTPTLVLTLKQEFFIQVVQVLRDEISQKATKALLQVLAHVCPFGRNRVKAAEAGAVRVLVDLLLDSSEKRACELMLILLDQICQSAEGRAELLKHAGGLAIVSKKILRVSKVGSERAIKILYSISKFSATPSVVQEMLSLGVVAKLCLILQVDCGSKAKDRAREILKFHAKAWRNSPCIPMNLLSSYPF